Proteins from one Bos indicus x Bos taurus breed Angus x Brahman F1 hybrid chromosome 19, Bos_hybrid_MaternalHap_v2.0, whole genome shotgun sequence genomic window:
- the ALDH3A2 gene encoding fatty aldehyde dehydrogenase isoform X2, giving the protein MEREVQRVRAAFGSGRSRPLTFRRRQLEALRVMVQEREKDILAAIGADLSKSEFNAYSQEVITVLGEIDLMLEKLPEWAAAKPAQRNLLTMLDEAYIQPEPLGVVLIIGAWNYPFALTIQPLIGAIAAGNAVIIKPSEVSENTAKLLAKLLPQYLDQDLYAVVTGGVEETTELLKQRFDHILYTGNTTVGKIVMQAAAKHLTPVTLELGGKSPCYVDRDCDLDVACRRIAWGKFMNCGQTCIAPDYVLCEPSLQDLIVQKVQEAVKGFYGENVKESPDYERIVNLRHFKRIQSLLEGQKIAFGGEMDEATRYIAPTILTDVDPGTKVMQEEIFGPILPIVPVKNADEAIQFINEREKPLAFYVFSHNSKLIKRMIDGTSSGGVTGNDVIMHFTLSSLPFGGVGSSGMGAYHGKHSFDTFSHQRPCLLKTLKREGMNQLRYPPNSQSKVDWAKFFMLKRFNKERLCLLLLTLLGVLAAVLIKAGYY; this is encoded by the exons ATGGAGCGCGAGGTCCAGCGGGTTCGCGCGGCTTTTGGCTCCGGCCGCTCTCGGCCCTTGACGTTCCGGCGGCGGCAGCTCGAGGCCCTGCGCGTGATGGTGCAGGAGCGCGAGAAGGACATCCTGGCGGCCATCGGTGCGGACCTGAGCAAG AGCGAATTCAACGCATACAGTCAAGAAGTCATTACTGTGCTTGGAGAAATTGATCTCATGCTGGAGAAGCTTCCGGAATGGGCTGCTGCTAAACCAGCTCAGAGGAACCTGCTCACCATGCTGGATGAGGCCTACATCCAGCCAGAGCCCCTGGGGGTCGTACTGATTATCGGAGCTTGGAACTACCCCTTTGCCCTCACCATCCAGCCCCTGATAGGAGCCATCGCTGCAG GAAATGCTGTGATTATCAAGCCTTCCGAAGTAAGTGAGAATACAGCCAAGCTCTTGGCTAAGCTCCTCCCTCAGTACTTGGACCAG GACCTATACGCTGTTGTCACTGGTGGTGTCGAGGAGACCACGGAGCTTCTGAAGCAGCGATTTGACCACATTCTCTACACGGGAAACACCACTGTTGGAAAAATCGTCATGCAGGCTGCTGCCAAGCATCTGACCCCTGTGACCCTTGAACTGGGAGGGAAGAGCCCGTGCTATGTGGACCGAGACTGCGACTTGGACGTCGCCTGCCG ACGCATCGCCTGGGGCAAGTTCATGAACTGCGGTCAGACCTGCATCGCCCCCGACTACGTGCTCTGTGAGCCGTCCCTCCAGGACCTGATCGTGCAGAAGGTGCAGGAGGCCGTGAAG GGATTTTAtggagaaaatgtaaaagaatctCCCGACTATGAGAGGATCGTCAATCTTCGTCATTTTAAGAGGATACAGAGTCTGCTGGAAGGACAGAAGATAGCTTTTGGTGGGGAGATGGATGAGGCCACGCGCTACATAG cCCCAACAATACTCACTGATGTGGATCCTGGCACCAAGGTGATGCAGGAAGAAATTTTTGGGCCAATTCTTCCAATAGTGCCTGTGAAGAATGCAGATGAAGCCATACAGTTCATAAATGAACGTGAAAAGCCCCTGGCTTTCTACGTGTTTTCTCACAACAGTAAG CTCATCAAGCGGATGATCGACGGGACGTCCAGTGGTGGTGTCACAGGCAATGACGTCATCATGCACTTCACGCTCAGCTCTCTGCCCTTCGGAGGCGTGG GGTCCAGCGGGATGGGAGCATATCACGGAAAACACAGTTTCGATACTTTCTCCCATCAACGTCCCTGTTTATTAAAAACTCTCAAGCGGGAAGGCATGAACCAACTCCGGTACCCTCCCAACAGCCAGTCGAAGGTGGACTGGGCGAAATTTTTCATGCTGAAGCGGTTCAACAAAGAGAGACTCTGCCTCCTGCTGCTCACTCTCCTGGGCGTCCTGGCCGCCGTGCTCATCAAG GCTGGATACTACTGA
- the ALDH3A2 gene encoding fatty aldehyde dehydrogenase isoform X3, translating into MQAAAKHLTPVTLELGGKSPCYVDRDCDLDVACRRIAWGKFMNCGQTCIAPDYVLCEPSLQDLIVQKVQEAVKGFYGENVKESPDYERIVNLRHFKRIQSLLEGQKIAFGGEMDEATRYIAPTILTDVDPGTKVMQEEIFGPILPIVPVKNADEAIQFINEREKPLAFYVFSHNSKLIKRMIDGTSSGGVTGNDVIMHFTLSSLPFGGVGSSGMGAYHGKHSFDTFSHQRPCLLKTLKREGMNQLRYPPNSQSKVDWAKFFMLKRFNKERLCLLLLTLLGVLAAVLIKRYQAVLRTKALLIFLAVHRRAIP; encoded by the exons ATGCAGGCTGCTGCCAAGCATCTGACCCCTGTGACCCTTGAACTGGGAGGGAAGAGCCCGTGCTATGTGGACCGAGACTGCGACTTGGACGTCGCCTGCCG ACGCATCGCCTGGGGCAAGTTCATGAACTGCGGTCAGACCTGCATCGCCCCCGACTACGTGCTCTGTGAGCCGTCCCTCCAGGACCTGATCGTGCAGAAGGTGCAGGAGGCCGTGAAG GGATTTTAtggagaaaatgtaaaagaatctCCCGACTATGAGAGGATCGTCAATCTTCGTCATTTTAAGAGGATACAGAGTCTGCTGGAAGGACAGAAGATAGCTTTTGGTGGGGAGATGGATGAGGCCACGCGCTACATAG cCCCAACAATACTCACTGATGTGGATCCTGGCACCAAGGTGATGCAGGAAGAAATTTTTGGGCCAATTCTTCCAATAGTGCCTGTGAAGAATGCAGATGAAGCCATACAGTTCATAAATGAACGTGAAAAGCCCCTGGCTTTCTACGTGTTTTCTCACAACAGTAAG CTCATCAAGCGGATGATCGACGGGACGTCCAGTGGTGGTGTCACAGGCAATGACGTCATCATGCACTTCACGCTCAGCTCTCTGCCCTTCGGAGGCGTGG GGTCCAGCGGGATGGGAGCATATCACGGAAAACACAGTTTCGATACTTTCTCCCATCAACGTCCCTGTTTATTAAAAACTCTCAAGCGGGAAGGCATGAACCAACTCCGGTACCCTCCCAACAGCCAGTCGAAGGTGGACTGGGCGAAATTTTTCATGCTGAAGCGGTTCAACAAAGAGAGACTCTGCCTCCTGCTGCTCACTCTCCTGGGCGTCCTGGCCGCCGTGCTCATCAAG AGGTACCAGGCTGTGCTGAGGACAAAGGCCCTGTTGATTTTTCTGGCAGTTCACAGACGTGCCATCCCGTGA
- the ALDH3A2 gene encoding fatty aldehyde dehydrogenase isoform X1, with protein MEREVQRVRAAFGSGRSRPLTFRRRQLEALRVMVQEREKDILAAIGADLSKSEFNAYSQEVITVLGEIDLMLEKLPEWAAAKPAQRNLLTMLDEAYIQPEPLGVVLIIGAWNYPFALTIQPLIGAIAAGNAVIIKPSEVSENTAKLLAKLLPQYLDQDLYAVVTGGVEETTELLKQRFDHILYTGNTTVGKIVMQAAAKHLTPVTLELGGKSPCYVDRDCDLDVACRRIAWGKFMNCGQTCIAPDYVLCEPSLQDLIVQKVQEAVKGFYGENVKESPDYERIVNLRHFKRIQSLLEGQKIAFGGEMDEATRYIAPTILTDVDPGTKVMQEEIFGPILPIVPVKNADEAIQFINEREKPLAFYVFSHNSKLIKRMIDGTSSGGVTGNDVIMHFTLSSLPFGGVGSSGMGAYHGKHSFDTFSHQRPCLLKTLKREGMNQLRYPPNSQSKVDWAKFFMLKRFNKERLCLLLLTLLGVLAAVLIKRYQAVLRTKALLIFLAVHRRAIP; from the exons ATGGAGCGCGAGGTCCAGCGGGTTCGCGCGGCTTTTGGCTCCGGCCGCTCTCGGCCCTTGACGTTCCGGCGGCGGCAGCTCGAGGCCCTGCGCGTGATGGTGCAGGAGCGCGAGAAGGACATCCTGGCGGCCATCGGTGCGGACCTGAGCAAG AGCGAATTCAACGCATACAGTCAAGAAGTCATTACTGTGCTTGGAGAAATTGATCTCATGCTGGAGAAGCTTCCGGAATGGGCTGCTGCTAAACCAGCTCAGAGGAACCTGCTCACCATGCTGGATGAGGCCTACATCCAGCCAGAGCCCCTGGGGGTCGTACTGATTATCGGAGCTTGGAACTACCCCTTTGCCCTCACCATCCAGCCCCTGATAGGAGCCATCGCTGCAG GAAATGCTGTGATTATCAAGCCTTCCGAAGTAAGTGAGAATACAGCCAAGCTCTTGGCTAAGCTCCTCCCTCAGTACTTGGACCAG GACCTATACGCTGTTGTCACTGGTGGTGTCGAGGAGACCACGGAGCTTCTGAAGCAGCGATTTGACCACATTCTCTACACGGGAAACACCACTGTTGGAAAAATCGTCATGCAGGCTGCTGCCAAGCATCTGACCCCTGTGACCCTTGAACTGGGAGGGAAGAGCCCGTGCTATGTGGACCGAGACTGCGACTTGGACGTCGCCTGCCG ACGCATCGCCTGGGGCAAGTTCATGAACTGCGGTCAGACCTGCATCGCCCCCGACTACGTGCTCTGTGAGCCGTCCCTCCAGGACCTGATCGTGCAGAAGGTGCAGGAGGCCGTGAAG GGATTTTAtggagaaaatgtaaaagaatctCCCGACTATGAGAGGATCGTCAATCTTCGTCATTTTAAGAGGATACAGAGTCTGCTGGAAGGACAGAAGATAGCTTTTGGTGGGGAGATGGATGAGGCCACGCGCTACATAG cCCCAACAATACTCACTGATGTGGATCCTGGCACCAAGGTGATGCAGGAAGAAATTTTTGGGCCAATTCTTCCAATAGTGCCTGTGAAGAATGCAGATGAAGCCATACAGTTCATAAATGAACGTGAAAAGCCCCTGGCTTTCTACGTGTTTTCTCACAACAGTAAG CTCATCAAGCGGATGATCGACGGGACGTCCAGTGGTGGTGTCACAGGCAATGACGTCATCATGCACTTCACGCTCAGCTCTCTGCCCTTCGGAGGCGTGG GGTCCAGCGGGATGGGAGCATATCACGGAAAACACAGTTTCGATACTTTCTCCCATCAACGTCCCTGTTTATTAAAAACTCTCAAGCGGGAAGGCATGAACCAACTCCGGTACCCTCCCAACAGCCAGTCGAAGGTGGACTGGGCGAAATTTTTCATGCTGAAGCGGTTCAACAAAGAGAGACTCTGCCTCCTGCTGCTCACTCTCCTGGGCGTCCTGGCCGCCGTGCTCATCAAG AGGTACCAGGCTGTGCTGAGGACAAAGGCCCTGTTGATTTTTCTGGCAGTTCACAGACGTGCCATCCCGTGA